From Diaminobutyricibacter sp. McL0608, one genomic window encodes:
- a CDS encoding mandelate racemase/muconate lactonizing enzyme family protein: MNTRLVLIPLTRPWGPEVTDIRVIEVVVVDDTGARGHGFSWTPTIGGSAVQALIDADLGPFARGRPAEPSWWNAAWEHLHEAGGAGVTTIALAGLDLALWDLVAQRAGRGLAETLGRRHPSLPTYGSGVNLHYSLDELVAQANRWVEAGYSGVKVKVGKPDLAEDIDRLRAVREIIGPRRDLMVDANQRWDLDRAVQAVSAFEPFEIAWLEEPLRAEDLAGHRELKRRTGVRIAVGENIHTLSRFEEYLDAGAADVLQPNIIRVGGITPALGIARRVQQAGAELAFHLLPELSAQVAFAGEKPTRIEIVEDARFEELGALTGPSGLVVLHGTVSGGPGVGLGLQFR; this comes from the coding sequence GTGAACACTCGTCTGGTGCTCATCCCGCTCACCCGGCCGTGGGGTCCGGAGGTCACTGACATCCGCGTGATCGAAGTGGTCGTCGTCGACGACACCGGCGCGCGCGGACACGGGTTCTCCTGGACGCCGACCATCGGCGGCTCCGCAGTGCAGGCACTCATCGACGCCGACCTCGGTCCGTTCGCGCGCGGCCGGCCGGCCGAGCCGAGCTGGTGGAACGCTGCCTGGGAGCACCTGCACGAGGCGGGCGGCGCCGGGGTCACGACGATCGCGCTCGCGGGTCTCGATCTCGCGCTCTGGGACCTGGTCGCCCAGCGCGCCGGCCGCGGTCTCGCGGAGACCCTTGGCCGTCGCCATCCCTCGCTGCCGACCTACGGGAGCGGCGTCAACCTGCACTATTCCCTCGACGAGCTCGTCGCCCAGGCGAACCGCTGGGTGGAGGCGGGCTACTCCGGCGTCAAGGTGAAGGTCGGCAAACCCGACCTGGCCGAGGACATCGATCGTCTGCGCGCGGTCAGGGAGATCATCGGGCCGCGCCGTGACCTGATGGTCGACGCGAATCAACGCTGGGACCTCGACCGCGCCGTCCAGGCGGTATCGGCCTTCGAGCCGTTCGAGATCGCATGGCTCGAGGAGCCGCTGCGGGCCGAAGACCTCGCCGGCCACCGCGAACTGAAGCGACGGACCGGTGTGCGCATCGCCGTCGGGGAGAACATCCACACCCTGAGCCGTTTCGAGGAGTACCTCGACGCGGGCGCGGCCGACGTGCTCCAGCCGAACATCATCCGGGTCGGCGGCATCACGCCCGCTCTCGGGATCGCCCGCCGCGTGCAGCAGGCGGGAGCCGAGCTCGCGTTCCACCTGCTCCCGGAGCTTTCGGCGCAAGTCGCGTTCGCGGGGGAGAAGCCCACCCGTATCGAGATCGTCGAGGACGCACGCTTCGAAGAACTCGGAGCGCTCACGGGGCCGTCCGGGCTGGTCGTGCTCCACGGCACGGTCTCCGGGGGACCCGGAGTGGGCCTCGGACTGCAGTTTCGGTGA